In the Verrucomicrobiota bacterium genome, TGCTGCCCTGGATGCTTCTCCTGATGGCGGCCAATCTCTTGCTGGCCGGGGTGGTGACCTGTGTCACGGTCGATCCGGCAGCCGGGCCTTGGGGGCTGGCCCTTTTGGCAGCCATCGTTCTCTATACCTGGAGTCACCGGCGGACTGCGCTCGCCCTGCTGCCGATGGGACTGTGCCGGGCTTTTCTCTATCCACTGGGGGCGCTCGGCCAGGGGAGTGGGCTGCTCTGGGCCGGGGCGGCCGGTCTGGCAGTTTACGTGATGGCGCTCACTTGGTGGGCTCGACGGGAAAGCGAGGTCAGGCGGAGGCGGCCTCAGGTGGAGGGGGCCCTGGCCGGGATTTGCCTCTATGATGCGCTGGTTTTGCTGCTGGCGGGGGTGGCGGCGGGGCCGATTGCGCTCGCCTTGGGGCTCTTTGGGCTGAGCTTTTTGCTGCAAAAGGCGATTTCCGGCACGTAAGGGGGCGGGGTGGACTTGGAGTATGCGATTTCCTCGAGCTGGCGACATCGCGTGCGCTTCGCTCGAGAGGTTCTGACCCAGGAGCCCCGGCTTCTGGCGGAATTTCTCGGTCTGGGTCAGAGCCACGGGCCACGGCGGGTGCTCGCGATTTTGGATGAGGGCCTCGCGGCGGCTCGGCCGGCTCTGGAGCGGGGCTTGGAAGCCATGGCGGACGAAACGCGGGTCGTGGCCGGGGGCGAAGCGGCCAAACAAGGCGAGGGAACGTGGAAGGAGGTGTTGGGGGCGATCGAGCGAGCTGGGCTCTGTCGGCATTCGGCCATTTTGTGTGTCGGGGGAGGGGCCTTGCAGGATGTGGTGGGCTTCGCGGCCGCCACCGCTCATCGAGGCATTCCGCTCTTTCGTTTGCCGACCACGGTTTTGTCCCAACTGGATTCGGGCGTGGGGGTCAAAAACGGGATCAACGCCTTCGGGAAAAAGAATTTTCTGGGGGCCTTCGCGGTGCCGGCTGGGGTCTTGCTGGATTCTTCCCTTTTGGCGACCCAAGCGGAGCCCGAGCGGACGGCGGGCTTCATCGAAGCGGTCAAGGTGGCCTTGGTCAAGGACGCGGCTTTTTTCTCGTATCTCGAGGGCGCGGTCGAGGCTTTGCAGCGCTTTGAGCTGGAGACGGTGGAGGCGGTCATCGCCCGGTCCGCGCGCTTGCATTTGGAACACATTGCCCTGGGGGGGGACCCCTTTGAGGAGGGCAGCAGCCGACCACTCGACTTCGGGCACTGGGCCGCCCATCGGCTGGAAGCACTGAGTGGGTTTCGTCTTTCCCATGCCCAAGCGGTGGCGGCCGGCCTGGCGCTGGATGTGGTCTATTCCCGTCGACTCGGTTGGTTGGCGGAGAGCGATGGTGAACGGATCCTGAGTCTGCTCGAACGAATGGGGTGGCCGCTTTTTTTTGAGGAGATGAGGGATGGTCCAGCTGTTCTCAATGGTTTGGAGGAGTTTCGCGAGCACTTGGGGGGGGAGCTGACGGTCATGATGCTGGCGGGCATCGGCCACGGGAAGAATGTGCATCAGATCGAGCG is a window encoding:
- a CDS encoding UbiA family prenyltransferase, with translation MTWRDWWAMGRMSNLPSVVSNVLAGAALAGTQDGLLLGCLVLAAGCLYVGGAFLNDWADVGWDKVHRPERPLPQGKLLPWMLLLMAANLLLAGVVTCVTVDPAAGPWGLALLAAIVLYTWSHRRTALALLPMGLCRAFLYPLGALGQGSGLLWAGAAGLAVYVMALTWWARRESEVRRRRPQVEGALAGICLYDALVLLLAGVAAGPIALALGLFGLSFLLQKAISGT
- a CDS encoding 3-dehydroquinate synthase, giving the protein MDLEYAISSSWRHRVRFAREVLTQEPRLLAEFLGLGQSHGPRRVLAILDEGLAAARPALERGLEAMADETRVVAGGEAAKQGEGTWKEVLGAIERAGLCRHSAILCVGGGALQDVVGFAAATAHRGIPLFRLPTTVLSQLDSGVGVKNGINAFGKKNFLGAFAVPAGVLLDSSLLATQAEPERTAGFIEAVKVALVKDAAFFSYLEGAVEALQRFELETVEAVIARSARLHLEHIALGGDPFEEGSSRPLDFGHWAAHRLEALSGFRLSHAQAVAAGLALDVVYSRRLGWLAESDGERILSLLERMGWPLFFEEMRDGPAVLNGLEEFREHLGGELTVMMLAGIGHGKNVHQIERGQMEAALAELGARCGALS